A genomic window from Candidatus Thiocaldithrix dubininis includes:
- a CDS encoding RNA-guided endonuclease TnpB family protein, translated as MKTKRAYKFRFYPDPQQETLLAQTFGCVRYVYNSILRYRTDAYYQAQAKVNYIGANARLTEIKKLPELAFLNDVSSVPLQQCLRNQQTAFKNFFEGRAKYPTFKSKKHRQSAEFTYRAFTFKNGELKLAKCDMPLNVRWSRELPSEPTTVTVSKDHAGLYFVSCLCEFEPTLLPITDKKTGIDVGIKDLFVTSDGFKSGNPRHTAHYAAKLAKYQRRLAKKKLGSKNRLKAKRKVARIHAKIADCRSDNLHKLSRRLVNENQVICAENLAVKNMIKNPKLAKHIADASWGEFTRQLAYKADWAGRTYVEIGRFFPSSKRCSCCGFVKEKIPLDVRSWECPECGTTHDRDVNAARNILAVGLTVLAFGDNVSDNGISVSLSSCR; from the coding sequence ATGAAAACGAAACGCGCCTACAAATTCCGGTTCTACCCTGACCCGCAGCAAGAAACGCTGTTGGCTCAGACATTCGGATGCGTGCGCTACGTGTATAACAGCATCTTGCGTTACCGCACGGATGCCTACTATCAGGCACAAGCCAAGGTCAACTATATTGGCGCAAACGCCAGACTGACCGAAATCAAGAAACTGCCCGAGCTTGCCTTTCTGAACGACGTTTCCAGTGTTCCGCTGCAACAATGCTTGCGAAACCAGCAAACTGCGTTCAAGAACTTCTTTGAAGGGCGGGCAAAATACCCCACCTTTAAATCCAAGAAACACCGCCAGTCGGCTGAATTCACTTACCGCGCTTTTACCTTTAAAAACGGCGAACTGAAACTGGCGAAGTGTGATATGCCGCTGAACGTTCGTTGGAGCAGAGAGCTTCCCTCTGAACCCACGACCGTCACCGTTTCCAAAGACCACGCAGGACTCTACTTTGTGTCTTGCCTGTGTGAGTTTGAGCCTACGCTGTTGCCGATCACTGACAAAAAGACCGGCATTGACGTGGGTATCAAGGATTTGTTCGTCACCTCTGACGGTTTTAAGTCCGGCAATCCCCGCCATACCGCCCACTATGCGGCTAAACTTGCGAAGTACCAGCGTCGTCTTGCTAAAAAGAAACTCGGTAGCAAGAATCGGCTGAAAGCCAAGCGTAAGGTAGCCCGTATTCACGCGAAAATTGCCGATTGCCGTTCGGATAACTTGCACAAGTTGTCCCGCAGATTAGTTAACGAGAACCAAGTGATCTGTGCTGAAAACCTCGCGGTGAAGAACATGATTAAAAACCCGAAACTAGCCAAGCACATCGCGGATGCAAGCTGGGGTGAGTTCACTCGACAGCTTGCATACAAGGCTGATTGGGCTGGTAGGACATACGTTGAGATTGGACGGTTCTTCCCCTCCAGCAAACGCTGTTCCTGTTGCGGGTTCGTTAAAGAAAAAATACCGCTAGACGTGCGGTCGTGGGAATGCCCTGAATGCGGAACTACCCATGACCGTGACGTTAATGCAGCGCGTAACATTTTAGCCGTGGGACTCACGGTGTTAGCCTTTGGAGACAATGTTAGTGATAACGGCATTTCGGTGTCTTTATCCAGTTGTCGATGA
- a CDS encoding GNAT family N-acetyltransferase, whose protein sequence is MNLTTIENPKDDETKPIINGIMEYGLSQIQNRLPRLWAFHAKSGDIIVGGAVGRDHFSQFYLDHLWVKEELRSKGLGSRIHEQVLQCANSCGCKRIQLNTLNKRAVDFYIKLGYSTLAIIEEYVDGFDLYYMAKEI, encoded by the coding sequence ATGAACCTGACCACAATAGAAAATCCTAAAGATGATGAAACCAAACCCATTATCAATGGAATAATGGAGTATGGTTTATCACAGATACAAAATAGATTACCAAGATTGTGGGCATTCCATGCGAAGAGCGGGGATATTATTGTGGGTGGGGCTGTTGGCAGAGATCATTTTTCTCAGTTTTATTTAGATCATCTTTGGGTGAAAGAGGAGCTTCGATCAAAAGGGCTAGGCTCACGTATTCACGAGCAGGTTTTACAGTGTGCCAATAGTTGCGGCTGCAAGCGGATACAATTAAATACATTAAATAAAAGAGCCGTAGATTTTTATATCAAGCTCGGTTACTCAACTTTAGCCATAATAGAAGAATATGTTGATGGGTTTGATCTGTATTACATGGCAAAAGAGATATAA
- a CDS encoding BrnT family toxin: MIQFEWDTTKAASNLKKHGISFDEAKSVFYDEFAVQFYDDGHSDDEDRFLMLGLSCESKILLVCHCERDSGHTIRIVSARKATKNERKHYKGSVS; encoded by the coding sequence ATGATACAGTTCGAGTGGGACACAACAAAGGCAGCATCCAACCTAAAAAAGCATGGCATATCCTTCGATGAGGCTAAGTCTGTTTTTTATGATGAGTTCGCTGTCCAATTTTACGATGACGGGCATTCAGACGATGAAGACCGGTTCTTGATGCTTGGCTTGAGCTGCGAGTCCAAAATTTTGCTTGTTTGCCATTGTGAGCGTGATTCCGGTCATACCATCAGGATCGTCTCCGCCCGCAAAGCCACCAAGAATGAGCGTAAACACTACAAAGGTAGCGTGTCATGA
- a CDS encoding BrnA antitoxin family protein: MKTEYDLSQMKSRKNPYASKLKKSVTIRLGEDVVGYFKNMAEEAGVPYQSLINLYLRDCVRQHRTIDISWLSSQA, encoded by the coding sequence ATGAAGACAGAATATGACCTTTCCCAAATGAAATCCCGCAAAAACCCCTATGCTTCAAAGCTGAAGAAGTCCGTCACCATACGGTTAGGTGAGGATGTTGTCGGCTATTTCAAAAATATGGCTGAGGAGGCGGGTGTTCCCTACCAAAGTTTGATTAACCTGTATTTGCGTGATTGTGTCCGCCAGCACCGCACCATTGATATTTCGTGGTTATCAAGTCAAGCATAG
- the kdsB gene encoding 3-deoxy-manno-octulosonate cytidylyltransferase has translation MKPVVVIPARFASSRLPGKPLRLLAGKPLIQHVYERALAAGFETLIVATDHEQIRQVCEGIGATVAMTSSQHETGSDRLAEVVQQQGWADDTIIVNLQGDEPLTPVANLHQLAGNLAQYPSASIATLATPIQSTEEFHDPNAVKVVRDAQGFALYFSRAPIPYPRDGASDVSQFALRHVGMYAYRAGFLKAFAQMPAAAIEQLEKLEQLRALANGYRIHVDIAKELPGLGVDTESDVQKVEALLRQAV, from the coding sequence ATGAAGCCCGTGGTGGTGATTCCGGCGCGGTTTGCGTCGTCGCGTTTGCCCGGTAAACCATTGCGTTTACTGGCAGGTAAGCCCTTAATTCAACACGTTTACGAACGCGCCTTAGCCGCTGGTTTTGAGACGCTCATTGTCGCCACCGATCATGAGCAAATTCGCCAAGTGTGTGAAGGCATCGGTGCAACGGTTGCCATGACCTCTAGCCAACACGAAACCGGCAGTGATCGTTTAGCCGAAGTGGTGCAACAACAAGGCTGGGCGGATGATACCATCATCGTGAATTTGCAAGGCGACGAACCGTTAACGCCCGTGGCTAACTTACACCAATTGGCGGGCAATTTAGCGCAATATCCCAGCGCCAGCATTGCCACCTTAGCTACGCCCATTCAGAGCACCGAAGAATTTCACGACCCGAATGCGGTTAAAGTGGTGCGCGACGCACAAGGCTTTGCCTTATATTTCAGCCGTGCGCCGATTCCTTACCCCCGCGATGGCGCAAGTGACGTGAGCCAATTTGCCTTACGCCATGTGGGTATGTATGCCTACCGTGCGGGTTTCCTGAAAGCCTTTGCCCAAATGCCCGCCGCTGCGATTGAACAACTGGAAAAGTTGGAACAGTTACGCGCGTTGGCTAACGGTTATCGTATTCATGTGGATATAGCTAAAGAACTGCCGGGTCTAGGTGTGGATACGGAAAGCGATGTACAGAAAGTTGAAGCGTTGTTAAGGCAAGCTGTTTAA
- a CDS encoding Trm112 family protein: MDKKLLDIMVCPVSKGPLIYDKAKQELISKSARLAYPIRNNIPVMLEEEARVLTDEELEQLSA; the protein is encoded by the coding sequence ATGGATAAGAAATTACTCGACATTATGGTTTGCCCTGTAAGCAAAGGGCCTTTAATTTACGATAAAGCCAAACAAGAATTGATCTCTAAATCGGCACGTTTAGCCTACCCCATTCGCAATAATATTCCGGTCATGTTGGAAGAAGAAGCGCGAGTCTTAACCGATGAAGAGCTGGAGCAACTAAGCGCATGA
- the lpxK gene encoding tetraacyldisaccharide 4'-kinase, which produces MKTLETWLLSVWYGHKPLAQLALLPLTALYCLISRVKQWLDTRKQVAQPVPVIVVGNITVGGTGKTPVVIWLVEQLQALGLTVGVISRGYGGKAGVATVTANSDPQNVGDEPVLIAQRTHVPLVVGRQRNLAIQRLLADTACDVIISDDGLQHYAMARALEIVVVDGQRQFGNGYCLPAGALREPLSRLETVDFVLTNGQNLQVQGDTLINLRSGNPLKLSEFAGQTVHVVTGIGNPQRFINSLQAAGLTVIAHIYPDHHAFNGTELQLKPDLPILMTEKDAVKCRAFAAEHCWYLPITAHIEADLAQRLLTRIRDLVHG; this is translated from the coding sequence ATGAAAACGCTTGAGACTTGGCTGCTTAGCGTTTGGTATGGACATAAGCCGCTGGCGCAATTGGCTTTATTACCCTTAACAGCCTTGTATTGCTTAATCAGCCGTGTGAAACAATGGCTTGATACGCGTAAGCAAGTGGCGCAACCCGTGCCAGTGATTGTGGTGGGTAATATTACGGTAGGGGGTACGGGCAAAACGCCGGTGGTGATTTGGTTAGTAGAACAGTTACAAGCATTAGGCTTAACCGTTGGCGTGATTAGTCGCGGCTATGGCGGTAAGGCTGGCGTGGCAACGGTAACAGCCAACAGTGACCCGCAAAACGTCGGCGATGAACCGGTGTTAATTGCGCAACGCACCCACGTTCCCTTAGTGGTAGGGCGGCAACGTAATTTAGCGATACAACGCTTGCTGGCAGATACGGCTTGCGATGTGATTATTAGCGATGATGGCTTACAACATTATGCAATGGCACGCGCTTTAGAAATCGTGGTAGTAGATGGGCAAAGACAGTTTGGCAATGGTTATTGCTTGCCTGCGGGGGCATTGCGTGAACCGCTCAGCCGCTTAGAAACGGTAGATTTTGTGCTAACCAATGGGCAAAACCTGCAAGTGCAGGGTGACACGTTAATTAATTTACGCAGCGGCAATCCGCTTAAACTGAGCGAATTCGCGGGGCAAACTGTGCATGTAGTCACTGGCATTGGCAATCCGCAACGCTTCATTAATAGCCTGCAAGCTGCCGGTTTAACGGTGATTGCGCATATTTACCCCGATCATCACGCTTTTAATGGCACAGAATTACAGCTTAAACCGGATTTACCTATCCTTATGACAGAGAAAGATGCGGTAAAATGTCGGGCATTCGCCGCTGAGCATTGTTGGTATCTGCCGATTACGGCGCATATTGAAGCCGACCTTGCCCAACGCTTATTAACTCGGATTCGAGATTTAGTACATGGATAA
- the msbA gene encoding lipid A export permease/ATP-binding protein MsbA — protein sequence MSTKPADLSGMSVYRRLLRYVLEYKGYIALGLFGLVLNAITQGLFTWILGKPLMEKAIVQHDPQVIQWLPIGILLIFLLRGFATFISGYYISLAGRLVTNSLRNQVFNHLLKMPVRFFENNNAGTILSYLNYYTDQIAAASIRSVSSLVQDSLTIIVLIGSMLYYSWQLTLGLLLIVPLIALLLNYATKRLRRLSMRLQNSVGHMTQVANEMVRSYKIVRIFNGVEFEFQRFKNANEQNMRLQMKVMLTDLISSPLIQFLIAIALAAIIYIATRESTLQTLSPGSFMSFITALILLLTPIRSLTQLNSQLQTAITAGHTLFELLDSETEKDTGTKVLTHCQGKVEYRQVSFHYPETDKWVLKDINFVAQAGEKIALVGKSGSGKTTLVNLLPRFYDVQQGEILVDDVPIRDVQLNNLRQQIAYVGQEIVLFNDTVRNNIAYGEMRNLPDEDIIAAAKAAHALEFIEKLPNGFDTLIGDNGVLLSGGQRQRISIARAILSKAPILILDEATSALDTESERYIQAALDHLLANRTTFMIAHRLSTIENADRIFVMQDGVIIETGKHADLLALDGQYARLHRMQFHENA from the coding sequence ATGTCAACTAAGCCAGCAGACTTATCAGGAATGAGCGTTTATCGACGCTTGCTACGTTATGTACTGGAATACAAGGGCTATATTGCCTTAGGTTTGTTTGGTTTAGTGTTGAATGCCATTACCCAAGGTTTATTTACGTGGATTTTGGGTAAGCCTTTAATGGAAAAGGCGATTGTGCAACACGATCCACAAGTGATTCAGTGGTTGCCGATTGGGATTTTACTGATTTTCCTATTACGAGGTTTTGCTACCTTTATCTCCGGTTATTATATTAGCTTAGCCGGACGCTTGGTCACCAATAGTTTACGTAACCAAGTATTTAATCATTTATTAAAAATGCCCGTGCGCTTTTTTGAAAATAATAATGCGGGCACAATCTTATCTTATTTAAATTATTACACTGACCAAATTGCTGCGGCGAGTATTCGCAGTGTTTCTTCTCTAGTCCAAGATTCTTTAACCATTATTGTCTTAATTGGTTCAATGTTGTACTACAGTTGGCAATTAACCTTAGGTCTGTTATTAATCGTGCCTTTAATTGCGCTATTATTAAATTATGCGACCAAACGGTTACGTCGTTTAAGTATGCGTTTACAAAATTCGGTCGGGCATATGACGCAAGTTGCCAATGAAATGGTACGTAGTTATAAAATCGTGCGCATTTTTAATGGCGTTGAATTTGAATTCCAGCGTTTTAAAAATGCTAATGAGCAAAATATGCGTTTGCAAATGAAAGTTATGCTAACGGATCTCATTAGTTCGCCCTTAATTCAGTTCTTAATTGCGATTGCCTTAGCCGCAATTATTTATATCGCCACCCGTGAATCGACTTTGCAAACCTTATCACCCGGTTCGTTTATGTCGTTTATTACAGCGCTCATTTTATTGTTAACGCCGATTCGTAGCCTTACACAATTAAATTCACAGTTACAAACCGCAATTACAGCAGGGCATACCTTATTTGAATTACTAGACAGCGAGACTGAAAAAGATACCGGTACAAAAGTATTAACACACTGCCAAGGTAAAGTTGAATATCGGCAGGTAAGTTTTCATTATCCTGAAACCGATAAATGGGTATTAAAGGATATTAATTTTGTGGCACAAGCCGGTGAAAAAATCGCATTAGTTGGTAAATCGGGCAGTGGTAAAACTACTTTAGTGAATTTATTGCCGCGTTTTTATGATGTGCAACAAGGTGAAATCTTAGTTGACGATGTGCCGATTCGGGACGTTCAATTAAATAATTTGCGTCAACAAATTGCGTATGTTGGGCAAGAAATTGTGCTGTTTAATGATACGGTACGTAATAATATTGCTTACGGTGAAATGCGTAATTTGCCGGATGAAGACATTATAGCTGCTGCCAAAGCCGCGCACGCGTTAGAGTTTATTGAAAAGCTGCCCAATGGTTTTGATACCCTAATTGGTGATAATGGCGTGTTATTATCTGGCGGTCAGCGTCAACGTATTTCTATTGCCCGTGCGATTTTGTCAAAAGCGCCGATTCTAATATTAGATGAGGCCACTTCCGCTTTAGACACCGAATCCGAGCGTTATATTCAAGCGGCGTTAGATCACCTATTAGCCAATCGTACTACCTTTATGATTGCGCACCGCTTATCCACCATTGAAAACGCCGACCGTATTTTTGTGATGCAAGACGGTGTCATTATTGAAACGGGTAAACACGCAGATTTATTAGCCTTAGACGGGCAATACGCGCGTTTACACCGTATGCAGTTTCATGAAAACGCTTGA
- a CDS encoding biopolymer transporter ExbD has translation MKFRANRREDDIDINMISMVDILFVLVLFFMLTTSFSKTTGLKVDLPTASQQAQPAVQGNKLELVIDSQGRYYVNGREVLNNQPETLFQAMSQTLDSLGNNPPLVISADANVPYQAVVTAMDIAGRLGLTNFSMATTQTERKK, from the coding sequence ATGAAATTTAGAGCGAATCGCCGTGAAGATGATATTGATATTAATATGATTTCGATGGTCGACATCTTATTCGTATTAGTGTTGTTTTTTATGTTAACCACCAGCTTTTCTAAAACCACAGGCTTAAAAGTTGATTTGCCTACTGCCAGTCAGCAAGCACAGCCAGCGGTACAGGGCAATAAATTAGAATTAGTGATTGATAGCCAAGGGCGTTATTATGTGAATGGACGCGAGGTCTTGAATAATCAGCCCGAAACCCTATTTCAAGCTATGAGTCAAACCCTTGATAGCTTGGGTAATAATCCACCTTTGGTTATTTCAGCGGATGCGAATGTGCCGTATCAAGCGGTTGTGACGGCGATGGATATTGCTGGACGTTTGGGGTTAACGAACTTTTCAATGGCAACCACCCAAACCGAACGTAAAAAGTAA
- a CDS encoding MotA/TolQ/ExbB proton channel family protein produces the protein MFELLKSGGFMMIPLVISSIVALAIIMERLFALRASKVLPQQDIETARKMATMPKLNEELLDSLRDNSLIGRVLAVGLESRELPRHIMKENIEEAGRHAVHELERYLPALGTIATSGPLLGLLGTVLGMIAAFSAITKVGMGNPTELASGIAEALVSTAVGLFVAIPALMFYRYFRARVDGFVVKMEQEAMRLVEITNSQRRTTPAAPSTTPTPRAALNPASALAQAAASQAARGTTK, from the coding sequence ATGTTTGAGTTATTAAAATCTGGCGGGTTTATGATGATCCCGTTGGTCATCAGTTCTATTGTAGCCTTAGCTATTATCATGGAACGGTTATTTGCACTTCGCGCTAGCAAAGTTTTACCACAGCAAGATATTGAAACTGCACGTAAAATGGCCACAATGCCCAAACTAAATGAAGAGTTATTGGACAGTTTGCGAGATAATTCCTTAATTGGGCGAGTCTTAGCGGTGGGGTTAGAAAGCCGCGAATTACCGCGCCATATTATGAAAGAGAATATCGAAGAAGCCGGGCGACACGCAGTACACGAGTTAGAACGTTATTTACCTGCGTTAGGCACGATTGCTACTTCCGGGCCGTTACTCGGTTTATTGGGAACAGTATTGGGTATGATTGCCGCGTTTAGTGCTATTACGAAAGTGGGTATGGGCAACCCTACTGAATTAGCTTCAGGTATTGCCGAAGCGTTGGTCAGTACCGCTGTTGGCTTGTTTGTAGCGATTCCGGCGTTAATGTTTTATCGCTATTTTCGCGCGCGGGTCGATGGCTTTGTCGTGAAAATGGAGCAAGAAGCCATGCGTCTAGTAGAAATTACCAACAGTCAGCGCCGCACAACGCCCGCTGCGCCAAGTACTACGCCTACGCCACGCGCTGCTTTAAATCCGGCATCTGCCTTAGCACAAGCGGCGGCTAGTCAAGCAGCACGAGGCACAACAAAATGA
- a CDS encoding RNA methyltransferase, producing the protein MQNVLANLCVVMVETSHPGNIGSAARAMKTMGIHDLRLVAPRKPFSQDSWALASGANDVLEQAKIVPSLPEAIADCHIVIGASARAERTLQWPLMDARQCGEFVGARLGEQKIALVFGRERSGLSNEELEYCQTLVHIPMAYDYISLNIAASIQVICYECAMAVRNTVGIPQDEEPLVTAGAMESFYQHLQQTLIQTQFLDPENPGLMMRRFRRLFGRSSVTSSEMKLLRGMLNAFTPDKPNA; encoded by the coding sequence ATGCAAAACGTATTAGCAAACTTATGTGTGGTCATGGTAGAAACCTCGCATCCGGGAAATATCGGTTCAGCCGCCCGCGCCATGAAAACGATGGGCATTCATGATTTACGTTTGGTTGCGCCGCGTAAACCGTTTTCGCAAGACAGTTGGGCATTGGCTTCTGGGGCGAATGACGTATTAGAACAAGCCAAGATCGTACCGAGTTTGCCAGAGGCAATTGCCGACTGTCATATTGTGATTGGGGCGAGTGCTCGCGCTGAACGTACCTTGCAATGGCCCTTGATGGATGCGCGCCAATGTGGTGAATTTGTCGGGGCGCGGCTAGGTGAACAAAAAATTGCCTTAGTGTTTGGGCGGGAGCGCAGCGGTTTAAGTAATGAAGAATTGGAGTATTGCCAAACCTTGGTGCATATTCCAATGGCTTATGATTATATTTCACTGAATATTGCCGCTTCCATTCAGGTGATCTGCTACGAATGTGCAATGGCAGTACGCAATACGGTAGGTATACCGCAAGACGAAGAACCCTTGGTAACTGCAGGCGCGATGGAAAGCTTTTATCAGCATTTGCAGCAAACCTTAATTCAAACACAATTTCTTGATCCGGAAAATCCGGGGTTAATGATGCGCCGTTTTCGGCGTTTATTCGGGCGTAGTAGTGTAACCAGCAGTGAAATGAAATTGCTGCGCGGTATGCTAAATGCGTTTACGCCTGACAAACCTAACGCTTAG
- a CDS encoding sodium-dependent transporter gives MTIKESTREQWSSRLIFILAATGSAVGLGNIWKFPYITGENGGGAFVLVYLLCISLIGIPIMMAEIMLGRRGRRNPVDTMRLLAAESQRSPRWAWLGWIGILAGILIMSFYSVIAGWTVDYVYEAAAGHFVGLTAETASAKFKGLLNEPWQLLFLHSLFSFMTAFVVARGVKAGLEKAVVILMPALFLLLTILVGYAATTGYFMQSLDFLFKADFSKLTANSILTALGHAFFTLSLGMGAIMMYGSYMPNNASIAKTTLIIALMDTLVALMAGMAMFPLVFANGLEVGSGPGLLFITLPIAFGEIFAGSFFGTLFFILVVFAAWTSSISLIEPGTAYLTENTRLKRSTAAYLISFIAWLLGVAVVLSFNTWSFSFPFAGTVKTDGLFDLLDILTSTFMLPLGGLAIAIFAGWVMRTEFAFQELNLPNKWFNNWYFTIRWISPALVILLFLHSLGVF, from the coding sequence ATGACAATAAAAGAATCCACACGCGAACAATGGTCATCACGACTGATTTTTATTTTGGCTGCAACCGGTTCTGCGGTCGGTTTAGGCAATATTTGGAAATTTCCCTATATCACCGGTGAAAATGGAGGCGGCGCATTTGTACTGGTGTATTTGCTTTGCATCTCACTGATTGGTATTCCAATTATGATGGCAGAAATTATGCTAGGGCGACGCGGACGGCGTAATCCGGTTGATACCATGCGCTTATTAGCAGCAGAGTCGCAACGTTCTCCCCGCTGGGCATGGCTAGGCTGGATTGGCATTTTAGCAGGTATTTTAATCATGTCCTTTTACAGCGTCATTGCAGGTTGGACGGTCGATTATGTGTATGAAGCAGCAGCCGGTCATTTTGTTGGTTTAACGGCAGAGACAGCCAGTGCTAAATTTAAGGGCTTATTAAATGAACCGTGGCAATTATTGTTTTTACACAGCCTATTTAGCTTTATGACTGCTTTTGTTGTGGCGCGTGGTGTTAAAGCAGGCTTAGAAAAAGCTGTGGTGATTCTCATGCCTGCCTTATTCTTACTGTTAACTATTTTAGTAGGTTATGCCGCCACTACTGGTTATTTCATGCAAAGCCTCGACTTCTTATTCAAAGCAGATTTTAGCAAATTGACCGCTAACAGTATTTTAACCGCGTTAGGTCATGCATTTTTTACCTTAAGTTTAGGCATGGGCGCTATTATGATGTACGGTTCGTATATGCCAAATAATGCCTCCATTGCGAAAACCACATTGATCATTGCCCTTATGGATACCTTAGTTGCCCTCATGGCAGGTATGGCCATGTTTCCCTTGGTCTTTGCAAATGGTTTAGAGGTCGGATCGGGACCTGGATTGTTATTTATTACCTTACCGATTGCTTTCGGTGAAATTTTCGCGGGTAGTTTTTTTGGCACACTATTCTTTATATTAGTAGTGTTTGCTGCATGGACTTCTTCAATTTCATTAATTGAACCCGGCACAGCCTATTTAACTGAGAATACACGATTAAAACGTAGCACCGCTGCTTATTTGATTAGCTTTATAGCATGGCTATTAGGCGTAGCGGTTGTACTATCATTTAACACTTGGTCATTTTCCTTCCCTTTCGCTGGCACAGTGAAAACAGATGGTTTGTTTGATCTGTTAGATATTTTAACATCTACCTTTATGCTGCCGTTAGGTGGTCTCGCTATTGCAATTTTTGCGGGTTGGGTCATGCGTACCGAATTTGCGTTCCAAGAACTCAACTTACCTAATAAATGGTTTAATAATTGGTATTTCACAATTCGCTGGATATCGCCTGCTTTAGTCATCTTATTGTTTTTACATTCTTTAGGCGTGTTTTAA
- a CDS encoding sodium:alanine symporter family protein: MDAVNAVINDINNLAWGPPMLILLGITGIYLTVGLNFLPLRKIGYAFRLMFKNESKGAGEISPTSALMTALAATVGTGNIAGVATAIAMGGPGAVFYMWLIALVGMATKYAEAVCAVQYRETDAEGKHVGGPMYYLKNGVGATMPKLGNTLAYMFAIFGAIAAFGIGNGAQVHSMADVLKTDFGVPAYITGIATAALVGFVILGGIQRIADFSSKLVPAMIFLYMGGAFIVLAVNYAQIPAAFALIFDHAFNPTAAIGGFAGATVAAAIRYGVARGVFSNESGLGSAAIPHGAAQTNDPVRQGYIAMLGTFIDTIIVCTLTALCILTSGAWTSGATGAPLTSMAFANSFAGGNYVVAISLAIFAFTTLLGWSYYGERCWQFLFKEKSVMIYRVLWVVAILWFANQKIDFIWNLSDTLNGLMAIPNVIGLLILSPVIFKLTKAYQAKHST, translated from the coding sequence ATGGATGCAGTAAACGCGGTCATCAATGATATTAATAATTTGGCGTGGGGACCTCCGATGTTAATCCTGTTAGGGATTACAGGTATCTATCTCACGGTAGGCTTAAATTTTTTACCCTTGCGTAAGATCGGTTATGCCTTTCGGCTCATGTTTAAAAATGAGTCAAAAGGCGCAGGTGAAATTAGTCCAACTAGTGCATTAATGACGGCGTTAGCCGCGACAGTGGGAACAGGTAATATTGCGGGGGTGGCAACCGCTATTGCGATGGGCGGCCCCGGTGCGGTGTTTTATATGTGGTTAATTGCTTTAGTGGGAATGGCAACTAAATACGCTGAAGCGGTGTGTGCGGTGCAGTATCGGGAAACCGATGCAGAAGGTAAACATGTCGGTGGCCCTATGTATTATTTAAAAAATGGCGTAGGCGCAACCATGCCAAAATTAGGTAATACTTTGGCTTATATGTTCGCTATTTTTGGCGCAATTGCGGCCTTTGGGATTGGCAATGGCGCACAAGTACATTCAATGGCAGATGTGTTAAAAACGGATTTTGGTGTACCTGCCTATATTACGGGTATTGCGACCGCTGCCTTAGTAGGGTTTGTTATTTTAGGCGGTATCCAACGTATTGCGGACTTTTCAAGCAAATTAGTACCCGCGATGATTTTTCTCTATATGGGCGGCGCTTTTATCGTATTAGCGGTAAATTATGCGCAAATTCCTGCTGCGTTCGCCTTAATTTTTGACCATGCGTTTAATCCAACGGCTGCGATTGGCGGTTTTGCAGGTGCAACCGTCGCCGCTGCCATTCGTTACGGTGTAGCACGGGGTGTATTTTCTAATGAATCTGGCTTAGGCAGTGCAGCCATTCCTCACGGTGCAGCACAAACCAATGATCCCGTGCGCCAAGGTTACATTGCCATGTTAGGCACATTCATTGACACCATTATCGTTTGTACACTGACCGCTCTGTGTATTTTAACCTCGGGTGCTTGGACCTCTGGCGCAACCGGTGCACCTTTAACCTCAATGGCGTTTGCTAACTCTTTTGCAGGCGGTAACTATGTGGTAGCTATCTCATTAGCAATTTTTGCCTTTACTACCTTGTTAGGTTGGAGTTATTACGGTGAACGTTGCTGGCAATTCTTATTTAAAGAAAAGTCTGTGATGATTTATCGCGTGTTATGGGTGGTGGCGATTTTATGGTTTGCTAATCAGAAAATTGATTTTATTTGGAATCTATCCGATACCTTAAATGGGTTAATGGCTATTCCCAATGTGATTGGTTTATTAATTTTGTCGCCGGTTATTTTTAAGTTAACCAAGGCGTATCAAGCCAAACACAGCACCTAA